From the Anopheles coustani chromosome X, idAnoCousDA_361_x.2, whole genome shotgun sequence genome, one window contains:
- the LOC131268830 gene encoding putative cyclin-dependent serine/threonine-protein kinase DDB_G0272797/DDB_G0274007: MATINPCTVLVLSVLCGVVLGQLSFHNDPSQNSFSIKLPAFQQTFTRYFGNQPQGALLQQQQQQQQQQPFQAQYQQQQQLQQNAAQTYQLQQRQQQQPDGINRYVAQFPEQPHYTVQENYINPNIRQRIQQQRLQQQQQQQQFPQQVQPQQYYPQQTNYQGFPFGPAQAAQDPAGYSAGNQQPQYEYIQQPTGAEAGNQAGLQEQQQQQQQGVGVQYQRGQAPASGEADPAAPNKLIGVAFSPSNEVSQVKFSSNGLKYNF, translated from the exons ATGGCCACTATCAACCCGTGTACCGTGCTGGTGTTGTCCGTGCTGTGCGGAGTGGTCCTCGGGCAGCTCTCGTTCCACAACGATCCATCGCAGAACAGCTTCTCGATCAAGCTGCCGGCGTTCCAGCAAACGTTCACGCGCTACTTCGGCAATCAACCGCAGGGGGCActgctccagcagcagcagcagcagcagcaacaacagccgTTCCAAGCCCAgtatcagcaacagcagcagctgcagcagaaTGCC GCGCAAACGTATCAACTGCAGCAgcgacaacagcaacaaccggACGGTATCAACCGCTATGTGGCGCAGTTTCCGGAACAACCGCACTACACCGTTCAGGAGAACTATATTAACCCAAACATCCGGCAGCGCATCCAGCAGCAGCGtcttcagcaacagcagcagcagcagcagttcccGCAGCAAGTGCAACCCCAACAGTACTATCCTCAGCAGACCAACTATCAAGGGTTCCCCTTCGGCCCGGCCCAGGCGGCACAGGATCCCGCTGGATATTCGGCAGGAAATCAG CAACCGCAGTATGAGTACATCCAGCAACCGACCGGAGCGGAAGCCGGTAACCAGGCAGGTCtccaggagcagcagcagcagcagcagcagggagTCGGCGTCCAGTACCAGCGGGGACAGGCACCGGCCAGCGGAGAAGCCGATCCGGCCGCCCCGAACAAGCTGATCGGTGTGGCGTTCTCGCCCTCCAACGAGGTATCTCAGGTGAAGTTCAGTAGCAATGGACTGAAGTACAACTTCTAA
- the LOC131269267 gene encoding pupal cuticle protein G1A, with amino-acid sequence MAFKFVILAALVAAVSAGGPAAYSIAAPSADYHSVGASHEHTVKGLYGQNVLSQYSKAVDSAHSSVRVHSSRLSNDGFAYAPAVKYAAPAYAAHYAAPAVHYPAAAHYAAPAVHYPAAAHYAAPAVHYAAHAPIVKAAYPAAYPAYPAASLAYKAPLAAPVAAVHGGSVVQFAGLGASYAW; translated from the exons ATGGCATTCAAG TTCGTCATCCTTGCCGCGCTCGTTGCTGCCGTCAGTGCCGGCGGACCGGCCGCCTACTCCATTGCGGCCCccagcgctgactatcactcCGTCGGTGCGTCGCACGAGCACACCGTCAAGGGTCTGTACGGCCAGAACGTCCTGTCGCAGTACTCGAAGGCCGTCGACTCCGCGCACTCGTCGGTCCGCGTGCACAGCTCCCGCCTGAGCAACGATGGATTCGCTTACGCACCCGCCGTCAAGTACGCCGCTCCGGCCTACG CTGCTCACTATGCCGCTCCCGCTGTCCACTACCCGGCCGCTGCTCACTATGCCGCCCCGGCTGTCCACTATCCGGCCGCCGCTCACTACGCCGCCCCGGCCGTCCACTACGCTGCCCACGCCCCGATCGTTAAAGCCGCCTACCCGGCCGCTTACCCGGCGTACCCTGCCGCCTCGCTGGCCTACAA GGCTCCGCTGGCCGCTCCTGTAGCCGCTGTGCACGGTGGATCGGTGGTGCAGTTCGCTGGACTCGGTGCCAGCTACGCCTGGTAA
- the LOC131268832 gene encoding cytosolic purine 5'-nucleotidase, protein MPDISQDEFEAKLPHLAPATAAELRKRANSGGSRTVARAAGSPTSNAPVTNQTLDESVSGPAFAEPVYGYKREISHRIFVNRSMHLENIKFYGFDMDYTIAEYKSPQYEQLGFDLVKERLVSLGYPAEIRQFEYDPSFPVRGLWFDSLYGNLLKVDAYGNILVCVHGFEFLKHHQVYELYPNKFLQLDESRVYVLNTLFNLPETYLFACLVDFFTHSPQYAEQVDRTGVKYGELFMSFKSIFQDVRGAVDWVHIYGDLKKKTLENLDEYVKKDERLPMVLSRIRESGAKLFLLTNSDYNFTDRIMTFLFDFPHGAKPEEPHRDWKTYFDTIVVDARKPLFFGEGTILRQVDTTTGALKVGTHMGPLQANQIYSGGSCDVFTKLIGAKGKDVLYIGDHIFGDILKSKKIRGWRTFLIVPELVQELHVWTDKCQLFAELQQLDVRLGDLYKNLDSSAKEKPDIRSVRTAIRDVTHKMDLAYGMMGSLFRSGSRQTFFSSQVVRYADLYAATILNLMYYPFSYMFRAPAMLLPHESTVAHEQRFTLDAPMIQRSRPPRAIGGSANPLGPSTSGLPPTATNSLFSKSAMVEGAASAAAAMLASLTTSQMMAKASVMLAPHELADELGDLVGGDESKELTRLIPQEQDGLLAVSVPHTRPETPRSVTHTHDEDYSDEDSDDQKKMVSAVAPAAAGCEGGQSSSATGDGPDPPARV, encoded by the exons ATGCCGGACATATCGCAGGATGAGTTCGAGGCCAAGCTGCCGCATCTTGCGCCGGCCACCGCCGCCGAGCTGCGCAAGCGTGCCAACTCCGGTGGGTCCCGCACGGTGGCTCGTGCCGCAGGCTCCCCCACATCAAACGCCCCGGTCACCAATCAAACGCTCGACGAAAGTGTTTCCGGTCCCGCGTTTGCCGAGCCCGTGTACGGCTACAAGCGTGAGATTAGCCATAG GATCTTCGTCAACCGCTCGATGCACCTGGAGAACATCAAGTTCTATGGCTTCGACATGGACTACACGATCGCGGAGTACAAGTCGCCGCAGTACGAGCAGCTCGGGTTCGATCTGGTGAAGGAGCGGCTGGTCAGCCTCGGCTATCCCGCCGAAATACGCCAGTTCGAGTACGACCCGTCGTTTCCGGTGCGCGGTCTCTGGTTCGACTCGCTGTACGGCAACCTGCTGAAGGTGGACGCGTACGGCAACATCCTCGTGTGTGTGCACGGTTTCGAGTTCCTCAAGCA CCATCAAGTGTATGAACTGTACCCGAACAAGTTCCTGCAGCTGGACGAGAGCCGCGTGTACGTGCTGAACACGCTGTTCAACCTGCCGGAGACGTACCTGTTCGCGTGCCTGGTCGACTTCTTCACGCACTCGCCGCAGTACGCGGAGCAGGTCGATCGTACCGGAGTCAAGTACGGCGAGCTGTTCATGTCGTTCAAGTCGATCTTCCAGGATGTGCGCGGTGCCGTCGACTGGGTGCACATCTATGGCGatctgaagaagaaaacacttgAG aacCTGGACGAGTACGTCAAGAAAGACGAGCGGCTGCCGATGGTGTTGTCGCGCATTCGCGAATCGGGCGCGAAGCTGTTCCTGCTCACGAACAGCGACTACAACTTCACCGATCGCATCATGACGTTCCTGTTCGACTTCCCGCACGGTGCCAAACCGGAGGAGCCGCACCGGGACTGGAAGACGTACTTCGACACGATCGTGGTGGACGCCCGGAAGCCGCTGTTCTTCGGCGAGGGCACCATTCTGCGCCAGGTCGACACGACCACCGGTGCGCTCAAGGTCGGCACGCACATGGGCCCGCTGCAGGCGAACCAGATCTACTCGGGCGGCTCCTGTGACGTCTTCACCAAGCTGATCGGCGCGAAGGGTAAGGACGTGCTGTACATCGGCGACCACATCTTCGGCGACATTCTCAAGAGCAAGAAGATTCGCGGCTGGCGCACGTTCCTGATCGTGCCGGAGCTGGTGCAGGAGCTGCACGTCTGGACGGACAAGTGCCAGCTGTTCGCGGAGCTGCAGCAGCTCGACGTGCGGCTCGGCGACCTGTACAAGAACCTCGACTCGAGTGCCAAGGAGAAGCCGGACATCCGCTCGGTGCGCACCGCGATCCGGGACGTCACGCACAAGATGGACCTGGCGTACGGCATGATGGGCTCGCTGTTCCGCTCCGGCTCGCGCCAGACGTTCTTCTCCAGCCAGGTGGTGCGGTACGCCGACCTGTACGCTGCCACCATCCTCAACCTGATGTACTACCCGTTCTCGTACATGTTCCGCGCGCCCGCCATGCTGCTGCCGCACGAGTCGACGgtcgcacacgaacagcgctTCACGCTCGATGCACCCATGATCCAGCGCTCGCGGCCACCCCGTGCCATCGGCGGCTCAGCCAATCCACTCGGCCCCTCGACCTCGGGCCTGCCTCCGACGGCAACCAACTCGCTTTTCAGCAAGTCTGCGATGGTGGAGGGTgctgcatcagcagcagcagctatgCTGGCCTCCCTGACCACCTCACAGATGATGGCCAAAGCCAGTGTCATGCTAGCACCACACGAACTCGCTGACGAGCTTGGtgatctggtcggtggtgaCGAATCGAAGGAACTGACACGG CTTATACCACAGGAACAGGACGGTCTGCTGGCCGTGTCCGTGCCACACACGCGCCCAGAAACGCCCCGCTCCGTCACGCACACGCACGACGAGGACTACTCGGACGAGGATAGCGACGATCAGAAGAAGATGGTGTCGGCGGTTGCACCCGCCGCAGCAGGTTGTGAGGGCGGACAATCGTCATCGGCCACCGGCGACGGACCGGATCCACCCGCTCGGGTGTAA